The genomic interval GCGGCCGGAAAAATCCGAAATCCGAATCTCGAAATCCGAAACAATTAACTCCAAATTGCGCAGATTTCACAGATTCGAAAAAAAGCAAAGGCAGAGAGCAAAGGAATTTACAGGATAACTGCTCACTGATAACTGATAACTGATAACTGGCTGCTGGCCGCTGGACGCCGGATGCTGATTTAAAGCTGTTTCTTCAGCAGGCTCACTTTCTGGTGGGCCAGGCGCGTCGGCTCCGGCAGGCGGTATCGCCGGCAGCAGGCCAGCACAAATCCAACCGCCTCCTCCAGAACCGCCCGATGCCCGACGGAAACAAACAGCGGTTTTATGCCCCTGCGAGTCCGCACCACAGCCCCCGCGGTTTGACCATCCACCCACAGCGGGCTCCAGCAACCCTTTTCTGTTTTGGGTTCTTCATACACTCCGCACAGGCGGCTTTTGGCACACCCGATGGCCGGAGCATCCAGACACAGCCCCAGATGCGAGGCCAGCCCAAGCCGTCGGGGATGAGCAACACCCTGTCCATCGATAAGAAACACATCCGGCCGGTTTTTGAGTTTTTCAGCGGCCTTCAGACAGACCGGCGCTTCGCGAAACGAAAGAAGACCCGGCACATACGGAAAACGCACTCTGTCCCGGGCCTCTGCAACCTCCAGCACCTCCAGCTGCGGAAACGACAGCACCACCATCACCGCCGCAATCTGCAGCCCATCCGCGCTGAAAGCACAATCCAGGCCGGCAACCGTTCGGATGGATTTAGGAAGCGGGCAAAACTGTACCTGACCGGCCAGTCGGCTCTGAATCAATGCGGCCTCTTTCGGGCTGACCTGCCACGAATGTAAGTGTTTGATTTGCACAGCGTTATTGCATCCTGCAAAAAACTCCTCCGGCTATTGTACACGGCCGCTTTTTTCGGTACAATGGTAGGTTTGGCGTATTCTCTTTAAATGGAGATAAGAGAACATCAACCTCAAAACAGGTTTGACAACAATGAATGATTCGCAGAAATACATCCGCATCCGCGGTGCGGCTGAACATAACCTCAAAAACATCAACGTCGATATTCCCCGCGACAAACTGGTTGTCATTACCGGCCTGAGCGGTTCGGGAAAAAGTTCGCTGGCCTTCGACACCATCTACGCAGAAGGCCAGCGCAAATACGTCGAATCCCTCAGCGCCTACGCCCGCCAGTTCCTCGAACAGATGCAGAAGCCCCACGTCGAGCACATCGAGGGGCTGCCCCCCACCATTGCCATCGAACAGCGAAGCGCCTCCAGCAATCCCCGCTCGACCGTGGCGACCACGACGGAAATCTACGACTACTGCCGCCTCCTGTTTGCCCGCATCGGACAGCCCCACTGCTGGAAATGCGGCCGGCCGATTCAGTCGCAGCACGCCACCCAAATTGTCGATTCCATCCTGTCT from Anaerohalosphaeraceae bacterium carries:
- the nfi gene encoding deoxyribonuclease V (cleaves DNA at apurinic or apyrimidinic sites), which codes for MQIKHLHSWQVSPKEAALIQSRLAGQVQFCPLPKSIRTVAGLDCAFSADGLQIAAVMVVLSFPQLEVLEVAEARDRVRFPYVPGLLSFREAPVCLKAAEKLKNRPDVFLIDGQGVAHPRRLGLASHLGLCLDAPAIGCAKSRLCGVYEEPKTEKGCWSPLWVDGQTAGAVVRTRRGIKPLFVSVGHRAVLEEAVGFVLACCRRYRLPEPTRLAHQKVSLLKKQL